Proteins from a single region of Chryseobacterium sp. T16E-39:
- a CDS encoding REP-associated tyrosine transposase, with translation MSRNYKFHNPEGLYFISFAVVGWLDVFVRNEYKELLLESLRFCQKTKGLEIHAWCIMSSHVHLVFRSIGGQKPELLIGDLKRFTNNEIIKAIKENPKESRKEFLLDFFLKEGAKSSNVNKYQFWRHDNKPIELWSNKVIFQKINYIHQNPVQAGLVFRAEDYKYSSAVDYYDEKGLLDNIIVFRMFDL, from the coding sequence ATGAGTAGAAATTATAAATTCCACAATCCGGAAGGATTGTATTTTATAAGCTTTGCTGTAGTAGGTTGGTTAGACGTATTTGTTCGAAATGAATATAAAGAGCTTCTGCTGGAAAGTTTAAGATTTTGTCAAAAAACAAAAGGTTTAGAAATTCATGCATGGTGCATTATGTCCAGTCATGTACATTTGGTTTTTCGAAGTATAGGCGGACAAAAACCAGAGTTATTAATTGGAGATTTGAAAAGATTTACAAATAATGAAATTATAAAAGCTATTAAGGAGAACCCTAAAGAAAGTAGAAAAGAATTTTTGTTAGATTTCTTTTTGAAAGAAGGAGCGAAAAGTTCGAATGTTAACAAATATCAGTTCTGGAGGCATGACAATAAACCAATTGAACTATGGAGTAATAAGGTTATATTCCAAAAAATTAACTACATTCATCAAAATCCGGTTCAGGCAGGTCTAGTTTTTCGGGCAGAAGATTATAAATACAGTAGTGCAGTTGATTATTATGATGAAAAAGGACTTTTGGATAATATTATAGTTTTTAGAATGTTTGATTTATAG
- a CDS encoding acyl-CoA thioesterase translates to MSLVYEKEIQVTKENIDQNNHVNNVQYVSWVEEIATEHWDAVKHLTEYPEDIWMLLDHHIQYKKQVYLNDIITVKTYPKNPEGIRQPRKVEFYCNGQLVVDSLTLWVLIDSKTQRVQRLKSDWLEKI, encoded by the coding sequence ATGAGTTTAGTGTATGAAAAAGAGATACAGGTTACGAAAGAAAACATCGATCAGAACAATCATGTTAATAACGTACAGTATGTAAGCTGGGTGGAAGAAATAGCAACCGAACATTGGGATGCAGTAAAACACTTGACTGAATACCCTGAAGATATATGGATGCTTCTTGATCATCATATTCAATATAAAAAGCAAGTCTATTTAAACGATATCATTACCGTAAAAACATATCCTAAAAACCCTGAAGGAATCAGGCAGCCCAGAAAAGTTGAATTTTATTGTAATGGCCAGCTTGTAGTAGATTCTTTAACACTATGGGTTTTAATTGATTCTAAGACACAAAGAGTTCAGAGGTTGAAAAGTGACTGGCTGGAGAAGATTTGA